The Dioscorea cayenensis subsp. rotundata cultivar TDr96_F1 chromosome 8, TDr96_F1_v2_PseudoChromosome.rev07_lg8_w22 25.fasta, whole genome shotgun sequence genome segment ttttttcctattgaaCTCTTATCTTATCCTAGGTTTTACTTCCTTGCTTCATTTTCCTCTAATTGGATTGCCACATGAACAATGCTTTTCTTAGTTCCTGTTGATGTTTTTCTGGTCATCCTAGTAAAATTATAACAATTCAGCAAGTCATGAAAATTAATTGACTAGCATTTTTTTAGTCTGCTTGTTTTACAGTTATTGACTGTACGCCATTTGGTTTGTCTTGatcttctcttttgttttataaaCAGATGGAACTGCCACACTGGATAGATATAGTGAAGACTGGCAGGTTCAAGGAGCTCGCTCCATATGATCCAGACTGGTACTACATCAGAGCAGGTGTGTTTACCATCTATCATTCACCTTTGTTTAACCCATTTAATTCTTGCATTTGCTAGCCATAATCTAGCCATCTTCCCACTGCACCCATTTAATTCTTGCATTTCCCAGCCATAATTCAACCATCTTCCTGTTGTACTCATCATTAACTTCTTCATGCAGCTTCAATGgcaagaaagatctatttgaggCAGGGGATCGGAGTAGGTGGTTTTCAGAAGATATATGGAGGGCGCAAAAGGAATGGGAGCCGCCCACCACATTTCTGCAAGAGCAGTGGGGCTATTGCTCGTCACATCCTGAAACAGTTGCATACCATGGATATCATTGAGATCGAAGCTAAGGGGTAAGGACAAACTTTCGTTTtcaattttggttttcattcttgaaACATATATGCTTTCTTCCTGTTCCCTTTCCAAAGCTTGGATAGTGCATTGCATTCACTAAGATCTTATGATTGCATAAGGCGAATGTTTGACaattttaagaaatgaactttTGAAAAGAACACTTTATGATTAGTGTATGACTTGCCATTGGATCCTTCTGATTGATTATGCATAAGTTCTCAAAACAGATagctttgaaattttttttgcttattATGTTTCAGGGGACGGAAAATTACATCTACCGGAAGGCGAGATCTCGATCAAGTTGCAGGAAGGATTGCAGTTGCTGCTTGAACAAATTCATcagatgattttgtttattaagttctgaatttcaatttgtgttTGCTGTCATCTTTGAGATTTACTGGTCCTGAAGCTCTTCTTAAGGCCTCCCAATTAAGCATACCTCTTGCAATCTATGTTCTTTAATTAAGTACACTTGTGTTGAGttatttattagtgttttgttcAGAGTTTGCTTTCTTGGTAATTTGGTATATCTATAAAATAGTCTAATTTGGTGGAATTTAGCCTAAAAATAAGAATTGTCAATTACTGTTTCTTTCCATATTTACTACAATtctgaattaaatatttttttttatatttaaccaaagttttattttcaattatggTGTCCTTCGAATTCTAAttctataagttttttttaaatttttatgtaccattaaattttttttatttttgacattaatgatttttaaatttaaattaatataaagtaCATGGGTTGGTGCAACGGTGCAACGGTTggagtatttttattattacagaaaaaattctaaaaattaaaaaaaaaataagaaaaaaataaatcattatcttttttttttcccttatatATAATCCCTTCACTTAAAATCTTGCAAAAACAAAAGGAccgtttttattaaaaaaaaaaaaatccacagcAAAATAATAACTTTCCTTCTCCagtaataataatgaatttaattaacaatatgAAAAATCACCTCGATTTTTCTCGATCTAAAAAGTTGGTTCTTGAAATCAGAATAGCTGCTATGCTTCCATTAAATTTCTCACTTCCCAAGACTGAAACCCTAATCTACAGAGGAAAAGGAAAGGTAAAGGTAAAggtatatcaatttttttaaattgccaGCGATTTTTCATTCACAGAGTGTTTCTGGATCGAATTTTGCAGTGTTCTTCACGTCTTAAACGAACTAATCATTCAATTTGGCGAGATTTGGTAGCATTTGGCCATCCCCGTGCTTCACGCTAATCagccattaatttttcttattttcttctacCGGTTTGATAATCTTTGatgttgatttgttttcttgCTTTAAAAACACTctaaatcctttctttttgggCATCTGCCGTCGTTTTCACTTCTTGGTTTTTAgttccttttgattttttaatcaagaagtGTATTCAAAATCTTGGATctgttcaaaaccctaattaactTTGGTgatcctagttttttttttttctattatttttttttttccagtaaAGATTATGTTTGGAGATGTTTATTTGGAGTTTTTGAGATTTTGCTTGCAAAAATTGAATCTTTATTGCATTAGAGCCAAACTTTGTACCACATGTGAAGGAAAAATGAGACGCTTTGACATTTCTATTTACTAAAGTGGTTTCTAGGAAAGTTCTCTGCACAAGGTTTGGTGTCTCTTTTATCCCTTTGCTTGTGTCGGTTGAGTAATGGTGGAAAGATGggccttttttttaatgcaattgaACATGCTTACTACCAATCTGCACATCATTGCTAAAGTCCTTATCTTTATGGtttcaatatattaaaaattgctGTGCTTGATGATTCAGTAATTATAATATCCCATGGTTGATATTTTGTATGTGGTTGTTGACTAGAATCTATGGGCTTGTCTCTTGCTTATGCACATCAATTATTTATCTCATTTTACAACTCACAAAAGAAGTCTTCAACTCTGAGGTGTTGGAATAATTCCAGCTAGCTTGTCAGAAAGATGATTACTGTGCATTAGTGGAATGTTGAATTAGTATattcttgtttttgttcttgtgtttataaatctttttttttttttttaaccttggTTGTAGAGTAAAAGTAActtctttgttgttgtgaaaACTCACTGCCAGTTATGGAATTCTAGAGAGCGTGTTGAATAAATCCAGCTCAGCTATTGGTGCTGACCTTTTTCATGGTTGTTTGTGAGAAGGTGGAAGGTAGATCTCACAATAGTTTTTGAGTATTTAAGGAGGTCTGAGTCTCCTCTCCTTCCCTGCAGAACTAGCACCATTCTCCATTCTTCCCAATTGTTTCCTGTTCGTGTCTTCTCTCATCCTGTTCTTCAAAGAGGGGTGCTGGTGAAGTTCCAGTTGGTAACTTTTTTATCTGAATCTTTCATGGCATCCCtaggattttaaattttgttctttgttttctgaATTCCTTCTAAAACGGGTCATTTCCtttgttcattgtttttactttgattttgagGCTTGTGGGATATTTAGTTGCCAGATCTGTGCTTTTCCTGTATTGGTTATGTATTCTTTGAATGCAGAGGTGTCATCTCGGTAGTGAAAGCAAGAGAGgccttcattttttattgtggaTGTATGCAAAGGTTTTTGCTTTTGATCCGGAGATAGAAAGGGCTTCCTGCAATACAAAGATCTGATTGTAGATGTTTGCTTTGTGCGGATATTTGAGCAGTGTGTCCTGAAGTTGTTAGATCTGGATCAAAAGATTTCAGTTTTGATTTTGCTGTTGATCCGGtttgatgttttattgaatGCATCCTTTAATTCTTAGGATTTGCTCATGTGCTGTCTGGTTTTTGCTCTTGCAGTGATTTGGAGAAATTTGGTTTAACTTCTTCGTCTTCTAATTTGTATATTGTGAAAAGCCTTTGTCAAACTATCAGCTgtttcttctcctcctttgatatTTCTTCTGGCCTGTTTGTAGATCTGCAACATTTCTGTCAATCTCTGTTACAAGTTAAGAGTTATTCTCTCAATACTTTTCAAGTGCCAAATGGCAGTTGATATATGATTGTTTTGCCTTTGTTTGCCTTTTCATATTTGGAAGATCTAATGGCAATTTAGATGTCATATGGTTTAGTTTTGTATTAGTACTCTATGTTGTACTATTCCAATATAATCGAATGTCATATCTGCAATTCTGCAGCTGGCCTTTACAcatttttttatgctttgaatttgttttttgatttttctgCATTATAtgctttgaatttgttttttgatttttctgCATTAGATCATTAAGGTcatgtgaataaaaaaaaaaattcaagatgtTTTATTGATGTCCTGATCTGATTAATTTTTAACCATTTGAATGAATGTTTGTAGTGTCAGATCTGTTATTCCTTTTGTCAAACAATATGTGAATTGCAGAGTGATCTTCTTACCTCATTTTATGAACTTGTAGGTTGGACGGTAATCTGTAAACATGGTGAAGATCTGTTGCATTGGTGCCGGCTATGTTGGGGGGCCAACCATGGCAGTTATCGCTCTCAAATGCCCATCCATAGAAGTGGTTGTTGTCGACATCTCAGTTGCGCGCATCAACGCATGGAACAGTGACCAGCTTCCAATTTATGAACCAGGCCTTGATGATGTAGTCAAGCAATGCCGTGGCAGAAACCTCTTTTTCAGCTCGGATGTTGAGAAACATGTTTGCGAGGCTGATATCATCTTCGTGTCCGTGAACACGCCGACGAAGACTCGTGGTCTTGGTGCTGGTAAGGCTGCTGATCTCACCTACTGGGAGAGTGCAGCTCGCATGATTGCCGATGTCTCCAAAACTGACAAGATTGTGGTCGAGAAATCCACTGTCCCCGTTAAGACTGCCGAGGCCATTGAGAAGATCTTAAGCCACAACAGCAAAGGAATCAACTATTCCATTCTGTCGAATCCAGAATTTCTTGCTGAGGGTACCGCAATCCAGGACTTGTTCAACCCTGATAGGGTACTTATTGGTGGTCGTGAGACTCCAGAGGGCCAGAAGGCTGTTCAGGCACTGAAGGCAGTGTATGCTCATTGGGTGCCCGAAGACCGGATTATAACTACAAACTTATGGTCAGCGGAGCTTTCAAAGCTTGCTGCAAATGCTTTCCTGGCCCAGAGAATCTCGTCGGTCAATGCCATTTCTGCTCTCTGTGAGGCCACTGGAGCTGATGTTGCCGAAGTGGCGTATTCTGTTGGGAAGGACTCGAGGATCGGGCCCAAATTCTTGAATGCTAGTGTCGGTTTCGGAGGATCCTGCTTTCAGAAGGACATTCTAAATCTGGTATACATCTGCGAGTGCAATGGCCTTCCTGAGGTTGCTAATTACTGGAAGCAGGTCATCAAGATCAACGACTACCAGAAGAACCGATTCGTCAATCGTGTCGTATCCTCCATGTTTAACACTGTTTCCGGAAAGAAGATTGCCATTCTTGGATTTGCATTCAAGAAGGACACCGGCGATACAAGGGAGACCCCTGCTATTGATGTCTGCAAAGGTCTGTTGGGTGACAAAGCGACGATCAGCATATATGACCCTCAGGTGACAGAGGACCAGATCCAGCGTGATCTATCGATGAACAAGTTCGATTGGGACCATCCGATCCACCTTCAACCGATGAGTCCCACGGCTGTGAAGCAAGTCAGTGTTACATGGGACGCATACGAGGCTACAAAAGGCGCTCATGGCGTCTGCATTTTGACCGAATGGGACGAGTTCAAGACACTAGACTACCAGAGGATCTATGATAACATGCAGAAGCCGGCATTTGTCTTCGATGGACGCAATGTGGTAGATCATGAGAAGCTTAGGGAGATTGGATTCATTGTCTACTCCATTGGAAAGCCTCTCGATGCTTGGCTCAAGGACATGCCTGCCATGGCGTAAAACTTAAAACCGAAGACATTACCATATACTTTGTTGTCGAATTAGGCGGAATTGACTATTCTTTATGctttgttgtgtttgttttacTGCAATGTAGTGTACTAGTGTTGTTGTCATACCCACCAGCCATTTAGTTGTTCTATGTGAAATGACCGTCAGATCTTTGTATGAATCTCTACTGCTATTcttgtttttatcaaaaattcaaaaggttAAAATGGTTATTTCAAAGTGATTACTgttaggcttttttttttttaaaatattaaaaaaaaaatatttactaaattaagcatgtttgggattatttataaaaatacgttgatgaaaaataaaaaaatttatccgttttcattttttttattatttattttaaaatataaaaaatgggaGAGTTTTTccgttttcaaaattttataattttttttaattaaaaaaaaactcatgctGCTGTTAactgttaattttaaaaaaaattctttttatataattaatttcttaattaaaaaataattgttgatatatatatatttatttattttaacgttttatttaaaaaaaactagaatctaaaaaaatattagaaaatgtttcaatatatatatcactattggtttttcataaaaatgaaaaataaaaaaaatttaaatatatatatatatatatcaccatTAGGCATTAGGGTTTTAGACGTGTTCATTattacctctctctctctctctctctctctctctctcgatggATACCTCCCCACCGTCACCCCCAACCTCACCACGACGCCGCTCTCTTTTCCGTTTCTCTTTGTCCCCACCGCCACCAGGATTATCTAATCTTCGGCTGGCCCCGCCGCCACCACCCGGGCTCTCTTTTCTTCTAATGTCCCCACCGCCATCCCCActcccatccccatccccatccccaccTCCATctccatccccatccccatccccaccTCCattcccatccccatccccaccTTCATctccatccccatccccatccccatccggGTCACCCGGGCAACTCCCATCCCCACCCTCACCCCCACCTTCATCCCCACTGGACTGGGTTTTGGTGGGGGTTTTCCTGGCAGGCATATTTTATCACGGCCGACATTGCTCGCAGGGGTGGAGCACGGGGACTGTTCAAGCACGCACTCATACGGTTCGTCACGTTCGTTCTGCAAATGCTGGAAAAGACCGAGGATGAGCAAAGTGCCGAGACTGATGATGATGAGTGAGCTGGTGGTAGTGTATTTAGCTTAATTATCAAATTGTTTATCTTAAAGTAAATACTCTTAAATATCTGTTTGaatgtgatatgaatgtgatgttaattaatgaaaatgcctgttaatttgaatgtttttaatttatcgttgtaatatatatatgtatataggtTTTTAATTTCTAGTTCTATTAAGAACTAATCATTTAACTTTGAatcaaagtagaaaaaaatttttatcctATTCCTATAGGAGTggggaaataaataaaaaaaattaaagtaaaaaataataattaagaaaaaatatataaaaaaaaaggagagggagaatatatatattgatttaaaataaattaaaaaaatgtttgaaattcaaaactcaaaaattGGCAAACCCTAAGCAATAAGGGTAGTTTTGTAATCTTCTCTCCTATGTAAACCCTAAATACCCAATTAATTCACTTTCTAGGGTTTCTCACCTCACAGCAAAGGTTTTGGCGGCTGGCTTTCGAACTGATCTCTTCTGGGTGAGGTGAGCGTTCTTCTCTTCTTGCGATCCATGGCCAAACTCTAGATTTCTCGATTTTCTTATTAATGTCTTAATTTGCTGATGTTGTATGTTTATGATTCCTTGTTTAGTTTCACTTCGAGGGGTTCTTTCGGCGGCTGGGGATCTGATCTCCTCTCCTCTCGGTGAGCGTTCTCTTCATGGGATCCATGGCCAAGTGCTATGGACTACTCGTTGTTCTcttataaaaatcttaatttgctgatgtttgatgtttttaatgattgcttatttagtttgtttctttgaagAGATAGATTGAGATTAAATATTGATGTTTTCAGCTTGTAAACATATTAGTGAataatcttgaaatttcttcttttcattgtcACTGAATTTGTTTGACATGttgattttgaagttttgagtatatatatggtagagttcatttatttatttaattcttttataattttgttttcaatgcaaactttcaaaattttgatgataaaaaaaaagtcctAGTGATATTTGTGGGTCTGATGAACTCTCTATGATTGCAACacaaaacaagcaaaataaaattaatcatgcAAACAGTAATACaataacaacattttttttttttttttggcaaaaatcAAGACCATTAATTCCAGGCCAGCTAAAATAAACTGCATTCGGTCCTGGCACTTATCTCTGAATATCCTGAAGTGCTCTGTTGTAAGTTGAGAGACCTGCTGAACAAGTCCTTTGAATAGCAACAGTCGTAATATAATTACTTGCATTCTGTTGGATCCATGATAGAATCAcactttgatatatttattttactttaattgaaacatgtttttcctatgttttgttttactttagtACCAAATTGATTTATTTGTCCATACTAATCTTGCTTCCAGTTAGGAAGTCTTTGATAAGTGCACACTGTTACTAGGACCTTTACTCTATGTCATTGATCTTATTACAAAGCTATTGTACCTATGACTACAACCCAATTAAATAAATCTTTACTTAAAtagcatttcatgtttttattttaaatttttaattctcataaataactcaaatcaattgttattatttcagttttaatttCTTAACTTATGGATAAGTCATGGAAAGAGCTTATAAAAGGAAGGAGGGTAGATGAAATGGAAGAGAAGGTCACCAAATTCTTCTTCCATGTCTTTGTTAGACCATCCAGAGACAGAGATGGTAAATTATGGTGTCCTTGTTTTAAATGTGGTTCTGTAAAAAGGGTGCCTAAAAGAGAAGCATTTGATCATGTTATCTGTGATGGATTTCTCCAAGGACTAGAAGTAAAGGTACAAAGGTTAAAGGCTGAGGTCCAAGTGTTGAAACAATCTTTAACTACTGTTATATCATTATTTGAAAAACAATTTCCAGGTGAGAATGAGGAAATTCTGAACACTATTGCTTCCATGATCAATCAAAAGGTATgtaagggtatatatatatatattactggtTTTATATACAAGTTCATTGattttttaacaatttatttaatattatttgtaggCACCTGAGGCATCTGGTACTCAACAAATGCCATGTGGAAATGATCATCTTCCGGAATCAAGCCATCGCGTAAAACAAAATGCGGTAAGCTAATTAATTTAAGCACTGTTGCTTCCATGGTCAATGGAGAGGTATGTGATGGTAAATAGTTTTGGTTTTATGTAAAAGTTTTGTTCATTGATCTTTTGCTTTGGTAGCTAtgtgtttgattatttttattcagtTATTGTTTGCTTTTGATGTATATGTTGTGGCTATCTTTCTTGTGGCCTTTGAGATATATTCTTTCCGTGATCAGAAGTcgcaaaattttgatttttaactatttgtttaacttttttttgtaGTTGCGTAATGCATCTGGTACTCAACAAACACCAAATGGAAATAATCATTCTCCAGTATCAAGTCATCTCGCAAATCATTTTCGTTACCTGCCTTTGGTTGCCTATTCAGTTGGtgtcttattttgtatttacaAACTTAGATCGTAATCTAGTTGCAGTTGCCTGCCTTTGGTTTTCTATTTAATTAGTGTCTTGTTTTGTATTTGCAAACTTAGATTGTAATCTAGTTGCAATTACCTGTCTTTATTTTCAACAAGTATATGTTCATAGTCGATTTTCCAACATcatttcaatttcttttatttttgtgttctgTGCATACATTAATGCCATTCCTCAATTCTgttgtctgtttttttttctgcctACATTCAACAGCTAAATGAGGCCCATTATGTTAATCTAGTTGGATGTATGCTGCTAATTTAGCTGTGATTTCTAAGAATGATTACTTAAATGATTCTCAGGGAGTGTTTATAACAAATACTAAGTTTTAACAGTAATTTTAATTTGGTGTACAATATAGCTATATGAAATAAGTTAGTGAAGGTAAAAGCTAAAAGATAGATTGaagaactttaattttttttcaacttatTATACTAAATATTTGGAAGAGCATAAATCTGTTATCTGCTGCTATTTGGAGGTCCTTTTCTGTTATTGACTAGTTTAGACAccttaattgaaaataaaactttggttaaatataaaaaaaatgtatatttaaTTTAGAAAGCAGGAACATTtataaaacactaataaataaCTCAACACAAGTGTACTTAATTAAAGAACATTGATTGCAAGAGGCATGACTAATTGGGAGGAGACTTTAAGAAGAGCTTTAGGACTAGTAAATCTCAAAGATGACAGCAAACACAATTTGAAATTCAGAACTTAATAATCAAAATCATCTGATGAATTTCTTCAAGCAGCAACTGCAATCATGTCTGCAACTTGATCGAGATCTCGCCGCCTTCCGATTGATGCAATTTTCCGTTCCGTCGCTTGAAACATAATAAGCAAAACAAATATCAACATTCTCAGTTTTGAAAACTTATTACAGAATCAATCAGAGTGATCTAAAACAAGGTTTAGAGTCCAATAAGCATAAAATGGCAAAGTCATACACTAATCTTAAAGCATTGTTAATGtagcaatagaaaaaaaaaactaggatAAAATAAGAgttcaatagaaaaaaaaaaaaaaaatcttaaatacaAACTATTACACAACTAACATATTAAATACAtcctaaattatattaattttaataaaaggatttaaacatagattattaatttatgtttttcgtCAATATGTGTGAGCATGcaataccaagaaaaaaaatatattaaggaAAATAATACACAGGAGCAAAAggaaatacaaagaaaataattttttaacatttcaGGGAGGTATTAGCTAATATGGAAAAACCAGTCAACGGGTTCGGGTCAAAAACTGGTAGCTTATTACATAAACGGATGCTTGTTATTTAAACCCGTTAAGTTAACGGGTTCGGATTCGGGTTCAGAGCGTAAAACCCGTGAATAGAAAGGGAAGGGATCGAAATCCCGATCTTTTCGTCCCTTTTTAGCCTCCTTCGAACACCGCGATCTTGATTGAAATCCTCCTCCAATTCCTCCgattcttcttcttgatcttggTATTGATCTTCTTTTCAATCTATTCATGTTCTTCTCTTCTGATTGATATCGATTTCTCTTCTTGCCGTGGTCGGGAGTAggttctagggttagggtttcgtaCCTTTTGTTTTTCGTAATCTTCGTTGGAAATCGATCAATCGGTTTCCTAAATATACTTTCTTTTGGTGTTTGTTGGCTTTTCCCTCTGTTAATTGATTCGATTTTGCTTTTTGTCGAACGTTGAAATCGAAATCTAGGGTTAGGTTTTTTTGAAATCTTCCCCGTTCTCACCAATAGATCTTTTGCTTCTGTATAGGTTCAATTCTGAAATCCCAACCCTTTTCATGCTTCAATTGCTTACAATTTTACCGATTTGATTGCTTTGCCAGTGATTCCATCTAGGGTTTGTCATTTTTAGGGTTATGCAAATTTGAAGTTTTGGGAAATTTTTCAAATCCTTTGCAAAAGCTTGTGGGTAGTTGCTCTTGAATAGACAACTTCACTGTAGGTAAATAACTTTCTTTGCCACTCCTGAATAATCCCTTTAATTGCTTTTCTTTGCTCAGATTGTGATAATCATGATGTTGTCCTGCTACTTTAGTGGACTGAATTCTTATCAGCATTGTATTCCATTGATAGTTTAGCTAACTAGTTGGCCTTTTCTCCTTAACATAATTCACAATGCTTCAAAGATACATGCAGGTTCTTTTAAATACTTATGTGTCCATTATGTgcttttattactttttgaatCACTGTGCATCATTTACTTGGTATGTTGCACATGCATGATGTGAGAATATACATGGATTTAGGTGTTGAGATGATTATGAAAAGCCAATATGGCAGTGGATGTTGTGCTTGATGGGTTCCATTGCTgctgaactatatatatatacagcatCCTTCAATTTGTGCATTATGTcaattcatctttttttttttaatctctttgcATGCA includes the following:
- the LOC120266328 gene encoding 40S ribosomal protein S19-2-like, coding for MDETLAKVWRSFSAEGEAGAAAMAMEAGRTVKDVSPHEFVKAYSSHLKRSGKMELPHWIDIVKTGRFKELAPYDPDWYYIRAASMARKIYLRQGIGVGGFQKIYGGRKRNGSRPPHFCKSSGAIARHILKQLHTMDIIEIEAKGGRKITSTGRRDLDQVAGRIAVAA
- the LOC120266960 gene encoding UDP-glucose 6-dehydrogenase 4, coding for MVKICCIGAGYVGGPTMAVIALKCPSIEVVVVDISVARINAWNSDQLPIYEPGLDDVVKQCRGRNLFFSSDVEKHVCEADIIFVSVNTPTKTRGLGAGKAADLTYWESAARMIADVSKTDKIVVEKSTVPVKTAEAIEKILSHNSKGINYSILSNPEFLAEGTAIQDLFNPDRVLIGGRETPEGQKAVQALKAVYAHWVPEDRIITTNLWSAELSKLAANAFLAQRISSVNAISALCEATGADVAEVAYSVGKDSRIGPKFLNASVGFGGSCFQKDILNLVYICECNGLPEVANYWKQVIKINDYQKNRFVNRVVSSMFNTVSGKKIAILGFAFKKDTGDTRETPAIDVCKGLLGDKATISIYDPQVTEDQIQRDLSMNKFDWDHPIHLQPMSPTAVKQVSVTWDAYEATKGAHGVCILTEWDEFKTLDYQRIYDNMQKPAFVFDGRNVVDHEKLREIGFIVYSIGKPLDAWLKDMPAMA
- the LOC120267398 gene encoding putative glycine-rich cell wall structural protein 1, encoding MPARKTPTKTQSSGDEGGGEGGDGSCPGDPDGDGDGDGDEGGDGDGNGGGDGDGDGDGGGDGDGDGSGDGGGDIRRKESPGGGGGASRRLDNPGGGGDKEKRKRERRRGEVGGDGGELTAA
- the LOC120266454 gene encoding uncharacterized protein LOC120266454; this encodes MDKSWKELIKGRRVDEMEEKVTKFFFHVFVRPSRDRDGKLWCPCFKCGSVKRVPKREAFDHVICDGFLQGLEVKVQRLKAEVQVLKQSLTTVISLFEKQFPGENEEILNTIASMINQKAPEASGTQQMPCGNDHLPESSHRVKQNALRNASGTQQTPNGNNHSPVSSHLANHFRYLPLVAYSVGVLFCIYKLRS